DNA from Colletotrichum higginsianum IMI 349063 chromosome 7 map unlocalized unitig_7, whole genome shotgun sequence:
CGATGGTGCCCCGGCCGGTGGGCGACGGCCGGCAGGATCGCGCGCAAGATCtcgctcgagggcgagccgCTCGAGGACCCCTGCTGGCTGGAGAAGAACGAGTTCACCGAGTCGCAGCTGTACGCCGAGACGGTGTACGGGACCGAGTACGGCATGAGGAGCTGCGCCCGGGCGTGCGAGATCAACGCCGTGCTCACGAAGCCGGACGAGGCGCCGGCGTGGTCGCCGTGGCTGTACAACAACGggctcttcgccgccgacgggacGCACCAGATGGAGGAGCAGACGTTGGCCGTCTggcacgacgacgccgactcGCCGACGGGGGGGTACTGGCAGCGGCACTGGCGCGACATCTCTCCCGAGCGGGAGAACACGCACTCGGTCTGGGTCGAGTACAACGAGGAccccgccggcgaggggTGGTAccccaaggtcaaggagcCGCTCGGCAACAAGATCTACAAGACCAACATCCCGGACGCCAAGACGAAGCAGTTCCTCGCGcggctcgacggcggcaagggggACCGGGTCCTGCTGTCGAACCCGCGGTACAACGCGGCGGACCCCCAGCGGCAGCCGCTCACGCTGGCCGTGTCGAGCGGCGCGGACCAGACGTACAGGGCCATCGGCGTGCTGCGGACCAACGCGACAAGGGAGATCGTCCCGGACACGCGCGGCGGCATCAAGAACCGGGCTTTCGGGTTCAGCTACCCGACGGCGGTGCAGGTTGGCGACAAGTTGCTGGTGGCATACAGCGAGAACAAGGAGAACATCTGGGTTagtgttgttgatgttgctgcGCTGccgaaggagggggatgcTTGTAAGTAGCCCGTAGGCATCATGACTTTGGGAACGTTGATGCGACTGAGAGAGCGTGGGTATTAGTAGACGAGGCTCTGTCCCCGGGTTGTCGTACAATTCGTTATTCAAGCATGATGGGACTTCTCCAAGGACTTCACTACTCGTCTCACCCACACAAAAGCAACTCAATCTGTGATGAAATCCAGTCGAGTTTCCATGAGTCCGTCCAAGTCGTTGCCATGTGACATCTGTAATGTGAAAAGATATGTCTTCCTTAGTATTGTGGCCCAAGTCTTTTGATGGATGATTTACAAACGCGGAGACAAACCCCTCGAAGCTGGCCGATGACGTCAGCAAGTGGGAAGCATTTGAATGTCGTAATCGAGATGTTTTGGTTTTAATCATAATCAAAGCCACGGACTGAACTATGTAAGCCGCCGCGGACCATCCGACGGAATACAAATCCCGTCAGCATTCCCGAGCATTCCCCATAGTTAACTCACTCATACAACAGCCTTTACGCGTGTTTTTGTATCATACCACGCAGCCTATAACTCTGGCCTCTTGGACGTTGGTCAACCATTTTTGAGACATTATTCCGATCCAAGCAAATCAACCTTGGTTCCCGTATCCCATCACCTCCAGCTCCCATAACCACAAACAACAGCCCTAGCCTCGACAATGGCAGATAGACTCTTGTACACCGGTGCCACCGGCTTTGTGTAGGCCCCATCGCCAACGGAATGTCATCTTTGAGTGTGCGCCTGGCTGACGAAGCACCAGAGGCGGCACCGTCCTGTCCCAGCTGCTCAACACCTCCAACCCGCAGATCAAGGGCTTGTCCATCACGGCGCTGGTCCGCAAGCAGGAGCAGGCGGACCTGCTGAAGCAaaagggcgtcgacgccgtcgtcttccggGGGCTGGACGACTCCGAGTTCCTGAGAAAGACGGCGAGCGAGTATGACTACGTGATCCACACGCCCACCGGCTTCCACACCGCCTCGGCGGTCGCTCTCATCGAGGGGCTCGCGGAACGCAAGAGGCAGACGGGCAGGGACGTCTACTTCATCCACGTCAGTAGTATCCCCGAGACACTGTCCCCCCTCGTGAGATCGGatgagaaaaaaaaagaaaaaacaaaAGGGTTTCCAACTCTGACTCCAATCAATGCGCAACAGACATCCGGAACGTCTAACCTCGCAGAGAGAGCCATCACCAAGGAGACGACGCCGGGCCCGGTCCACGAGTGGTCCGACAAGGAAGACGTCTTCGAGTTCGAGGAGCGGAAGGAGGCGGAAGAGGCCTACGGCCAGCGCACGAcggacgtcgccgtcgtgaAGACGGGCGAGCGCACCGGCGTCAAGACGTACAtcatgatgccgccgaccATCTACGGCCGCGGGACGGGCTTCTTCAACCAGGGGTCTATGCAGATCCCGAGCGTCATCCGGGCGGCCGTCAAAGCCGGGGTGCCCGCGTACGTGGGCGACGGCACGGCGCGCCTGGGCCACGTCCACGTCACGGACCTCGCCCTGCTGTACGagctcgtcttcggcaaggtcctggccggcgaggagatCCCCTCGGGCCGGAGGGGCATCTACTTCTCCAACACGGGCAGCCACAACTGGCGGGACATCGCGGGACACGTCGGCAGGGCCGGCGTCGCTCTCGGCGCGCTgaaggcggccgagccgAGGTCCGTGTCGCTGGACGAGGTTGCCGCGAAGTGGCtgaaggcgccgccgcaggtTGCCGAGATGAATTACGCGGCAAAGTAtgtctctcccccccctctttctctGATCGAACGTGACAGTATGTGTAGATGGATGATGGTTCTCGGACTGACAAGACGCAGCTCTGCCACCAAGCCCGTTCTCGCAACCGAGCTCGGGTGGAAGCCCAGGAAGACGGAAAAGGACTGGGAGGAGTCGTTCCTCGAGGCGTTCCAGATGGTGCTAGACGAGCAAAAGTAGTTTTGTCATCGTTGATACATGAGTCATTATTCAAGAGGGAGAAGTCTATCTCTCTAAATCTCTAGTGCATTCTACCATCCCACATGTCCTCTCAGCCAGCAGTCTAACTGAGTTTGAATCCGTGTGCCTTTATATAGAGAGTAGCCCGTCACCAAAAAACCCCCACCCTCGTTGTGAGACCTCTTTACTTTCTTCACCTCGCCCAGTTTAGTACACATACAGGTTCAGAGCATCCGGGTTCGTCGCCAGGGTCTTCCGGTTCTGCCTCTGCAACGTGAGCCGCATGACCCAGGCGCAGATAATGACACCGAGCGAGAAGGCGATGCTGGCCAACATGGCCTTCAGGTACCTCGGCTCGTCGGATTCCGGCCACAGGTAGGGCGTGTAGACGCTGGCGAGGTTGCCGAAGGTGTTGgccatggcgatggcgacggccttTTTCTCGTCCGTCTGTCCCAGCGTGGAAGCGGTCCAGCCGAGCTACATGCGAATGTTAGCGAGAGACTTCAGTGGAGTTGGGTTTAGGGGGGATGATGGGAGACGAACAATGATGTTGTTTACACCGTACGTGGCGCCTACAAAGATCATGATACCTGTTCCGGGTTAGAAAATGCTTTTCAAAGCAGAAAGGCTTGCCAGCAATCAGGCTCAATGGGCAACATACCGACATATCTGACCGTGGTGTTGAGAGTCGCCACGGCCATGGCAAAGCCGGCACACGCGATCAGCTTGCTCACGGTCGTGTGCCACGTGCGCTCGTTGAAGCGGCCGGACGAGTGCGAGACGACGATGCTCATGATGCCCGCCAGGATGTAAGGGGGGCACGTCAGGACCagggtgatggtggtgttgtaGTTGAGCGTCTTGACGACGCTCGGCAGGAAGTTCTTGAAGCCGTTGGCCGACAGGTGCATGTTGTCCATGAGGCAGAAGACCCAGGTGCGCCAGTCGGTGCAGGCCTCGCGCAGGCCCTTCCACACGCTCGTCTTGCCCTCGCGGCGGTCCGTCGTGTCGTCAAAGATGCGCTGGTGGGCCATCTGCCGCTGCTCGGGGGTGAGCCAGCGGGTCTGGAGGGGCGCGTTGGGGAGGAAGTAGAAGGCCCCGAAGGCGACGCCGATGGAGACGGCTCCCTGGATGATGAAGAGCCTTGGTTTGTGTTAGCTACGGttgcttttttttctttttgatagtcggagagagagggggtgggtgggacTATACCATTGCCATCCCGCGAGGCCATGCTTCCCGTCCAAGCCGGCAAAGATACCGGCGGCGATCAGGCCGGAGAAGGCGCTGGCAAGCATGTTGCCGGTGTAGAAGATGGCCATGCGAGTCGCGATCTCCTTACGGGTGTAGAACATGCTGAGCATGTACAGCGCGCCGGGGTAGAACTGCCGAGACGGTTAATGAACGCTTCCCTCACATACTCCCCGCCTCATCCCGTTGCGGAAAAAAGAGTAAGCGTGGAGAGGGAAACGTACCGGAGCCTCGGTGATGCCAAGCAAGAAGCGGCATATCAACATGGTCTTGTAGTCGTGGGCCAGGTACGTGAGCAGGCTGATGATGGACCAGGCCAGCATGAAGCCTGCGAGTCAGGAACACCACCCGTTAGCATCTACTGCGCGTTAAAAGTCTTGGTGCCTTCTTGGCATACATACCCGCCATGTACCAGGACGGCCGCACCCGGTTGAGGATCATGTTGGAGGGGATCTGCCCGCACAGGTATCTACCGGAAATCAGTCTAGTGCGGctgaagggaggggggacgaaaagcaagcaagcaaaaAGACTTACCCGACGAATAGGATGGAGACGCAGGTATTGTACTCGGTCCCCTTGAGCTTGAGGTCGGTGGCGAGCGAGTTGAGCTTGCCGTTGATCATGGCGTTGCGGTCGAGGAAGTTGAGGAAGTACATGACCCAGAGGATGGGCTATGAACAGTCATCGTCGCGGTCAGCAAAGGCCATATTCCCGAGCTGAACAGCAGACGATACGGGGGGGACCTCTTCATACCAAAATGTACCAGTCAATCTTCTTGACGAGGGCAATCTCCTTGGGGTCCGTCTTGGTGTGCGCCCCAAActcgtcgaccttgccgcTCTTGGCGGCAGGCTTGTCGGGCCCGCCGCCATTGGAGCCTCCCGTCAGGACGCGCTCCATCTGGCTGACGTCTGCCTTGGCTTCTTCCGACTTTCTGGGCTCGGTCATGGCGTTTTTCTTGGTGTCTCCTCgagaggaggagctgggcgtCTCTGTCGTCGTGTGGTCTCCCCCTTTCAAGATTGTCGTTTCGTACAAACGTGTCAAACGTCGTCAGTACCGGCCGGATGGAGAGAAACACAGAGAGAGTTAGAGACAgaagagagagtgagagaggcCTTGGAAAAACCGGTCGAGGACGTAAGAGAGAAACAAGACCTTGAGCTCACACAActtccctctcttccaaACTTGCGCTTACTCTGTGCAGCAACCTTCATATATACCGGGGAAACACAAACGAGCATCCCGCCTCTCCGCCGACTCCGCTTGAAGTCGCGATAAGGGGGGCACATCACAGTGGGTTTgccctcctgctcctcctcctcccccatGGGGGAGATGGGGCGCCCAGCTTTTCCGCTCGTGCGGGGTTTCGGGGGAGGAGTGAGATGGGCGTTCGATTCAGACCCTGCGCTAATACATACCAGGTAAGGTAACCTCCTTTGTCGCGGGCTGACAAGGTCTTTTGCAAGTGGGGGGAGGGTGTCACGGATAACCATCTGGCCAGGTCATGTAGTAGATCCCTGAGCTCATTGCCTGTGAgaggcaggtaggtaggttggtTCAAGGTTGCTTTTCCGTGTCCCTCgggccagggggggggggaggcaaTATGGATCCCAGGTGGTGACGAGGCTCAATCAAGAGCCAGAGACACGGAAAAGCGTCGTGGGGGCGGCTCTCCCTCTCAGGTTACACTCACGACAACCTGGCAGCGCTCTACCCCAACAACTGGATTTATAATTACGCGTTGGATCCTCTTTCTTCTCGTGTTGTTGGCGTTTGGAGCCGATACATCCGTGGAAAAGGTGCTCCCCCATTCCCCTTTTGCTCTCGAACCTGTCCTGtggccgccaccaccaccaccaccaccgtcgaccgcctcctcctctctgCCCGCCGTTTCGTCACCACGTGTGTCGTGGTGGACCTCGAAGCGGCGACGATGTCAGCGAATCCTGGATGAGAGACCAGTCTTCCCCCCTTAGCGCTACGCTCGACGGTAGCTGATAGGAAAAGCAcaagggggagaggaggaggaggaggaggaggaggaggaggaggacgagagggGCGCTGTCCCCATGTGCGAAGTCTGTCGCAATTATCATGCCATCTTCGTCAACCGCTCGACACCAACGCTTCGGCTTCGCGGAAAAGCACGCGCGCCActtttttctccctctttTACCCCAGGAACTGCTAgcaagaagaaagaaaaaaaaaaggaggagaaCAACCTTATTGAGACCCATTTTATGTTCGGCGGGCCGTCtaccctcttcttcccccagGTTTTTTATCCTCGGCTTTCGGTATTATGGGGATTGCCGTGCGTGCAGGACGGCGCGACGAGGTGGCGGGTTTTGGGATCTctgaacaacaacaacccccgGCAGAAGAGTCGATTCGATCATGGTCGGTGGTTTGGGCGAAGCTCTGCTCATCTGCCATGAGTTCAAGGACTCtttcaccaccaccgactGAAGCAGGACAGTGGTAACCCCAGCCTACTGGGGGTTGACACACC
Protein-coding regions in this window:
- a CDS encoding NAD dependent epimerase/dehydratase; its protein translation is MADRLLYTGATGFVGGTVLSQLLNTSNPQIKGLSITALVRKQEQADLLKQKGVDAVVFRGLDDSEFLRKTASEYDYVIHTPTGFHTASAVALIEGLAERKRQTGRDVYFIHTSGTSNLAERAITKETTPGPVHEWSDKEDVFEFEERKEAEEAYGQRTTDVAVVKTGERTGVKTYIMMPPTIYGRGTGFFNQGSMQIPSVIRAAVKAGVPAYVGDGTARLGHVHVTDLALLYELVFGKVLAGEEIPSGRRGIYFSNTGSHNWRDIAGHVGRAGVALGALKAAEPRSVSLDEVAAKWLKAPPQVAEMNYAANSATKPVLATELGWKPRKTEKDWEESFLEAFQMVLDEQK
- a CDS encoding MFS transporter, translating into MTEPRKSEEAKADVSQMERVLTGGSNGGGPDKPAAKSGKVDEFGAHTKTDPKEIALVKKIDWYILPILWVMYFLNFLDRNAMINGKLNSLATDLKLKGTEYNTCVSILFVGYLCGQIPSNMILNRVRPSWYMAGFMLAWSIISLLTYLAHDYKTMLICRFLLGITEAPFYPGALYMLSMFYTRKEIATRMAIFYTGNMLASAFSGLIAAGIFAGLDGKHGLAGWQWLFIIQGAVSIGVAFGAFYFLPNAPLQTRWLTPEQRQMAHQRIFDDTTDRREGKTSVWKGLREACTDWRTWVFCLMDNMHLSANGFKNFLPSVVKTLNYNTTITLVLTCPPYILAGIMSIVVSHSSGRFNERTWHTTVSKLIACAGFAMAVATLNTTVRYVGIMIFVGATYGVNNIILGWTASTLGQTDEKKAVAIAMANTFGNLASVYTPYLWPESDEPRYLKAMLASIAFSLGVIICAWVMRLTLQRQNRKTLATNPDALNLYVY
- a CDS encoding Bnr repeat domain-containing protein, with translation MSPSVSFKSIITIGLLSASQWLPAWAAPPPPGNLWRVWPPIDYSDKIYAGWGQIPVEKEVQIYNGVAENRTYAHHPELFAVGANVFLIYSSAPVDEDSMGQDVWISASGDGGLTWSAGKSLMPAALLPNQTELHDWKYWCDRGIAQRAWQALSFVRLPDGELYAIGQSGSRWCPGRWATAGRIARKISLEGEPLEDPCWLEKNEFTESQLYAETVYGTEYGMRSCARACEINAVLTKPDEAPAWSPWLYNNGLFAADGTHQMEEQTLAVWHDDADSPTGGYWQRHWRDISPERENTHSVWVEYNEDPAGEGWYPKVKEPLGNKIYKTNIPDAKTKQFLARLDGGKGDRVLLSNPRYNAADPQRQPLTLAVSSGADQTYRAIGVLRTNATREIVPDTRGGIKNRAFGFSYPTAVQVGDKLLVAYSENKENIWVSVVDVAALPKEGDACK